The Clostridioides sp. ES-S-0010-02 genome window below encodes:
- a CDS encoding pyridoxamine 5'-phosphate oxidase family protein — translation MNEVVKFLKENPVQYFATIGADGKPKVRPFQFMIEECGKLYFCTSNEKDVFKQVKKSPYVEITTSTPEFAWIRLCGKVIFSDNKDIKKKIIESSELVKSIYKNEDNPTFEIFYLEDAKAVISDFSGEPPKEYSI, via the coding sequence ATGAATGAAGTAGTAAAATTTTTAAAGGAAAATCCAGTTCAATATTTTGCAACAATAGGAGCGGATGGAAAGCCAAAAGTTCGCCCATTCCAATTTATGATTGAAGAATGTGGAAAATTATATTTTTGTACAAGTAATGAAAAAGATGTATTTAAACAAGTTAAAAAAAGTCCATATGTAGAAATAACTACGTCAACTCCTGAATTTGCTTGGATAAGACTATGTGGAAAAGTCATATTCTCAGACAATAAGGATATAAAGAAAAAAATAATTGAATCTAGTGAACTTGTTAAATCAATCTATAAGAATGAAGATAATCCTACTTTTGAAATATTTTATCTTGAGGACGCTAAGGCTGTAATCTCAGATTTTTCAGGCGAGCCACCAAAAGAATATAGTATTTAA
- a CDS encoding DUF2268 domain-containing protein, with protein MNIVEVRSDKIYKKIMNAPANKKEDIYRYELMKPFEFKWMCINVPITAKQEGGYDVIMASDMMGVLSPKDINESQINNIDILSNDKLWNKCKETIESSIKPFIKEGYKLNTEEYKFSILLANPENPYTILSDGYFGDGGIPGYIFLSIVPNEYTINRLPAALAHECNHNIRFQFINWSNNITLEEMMINEGLAENFATWMFGDDMVGPWVSKTDIETLNSYIKPIIKSGLKETGFQNIISYLYGDDIAKMQGYFPVGLPYCAGYACGYYMIKYYLEKTNKSIVEATLLPYSEIIEEVRKFWD; from the coding sequence ATGAATATTGTAGAGGTACGCTCAGATAAAATATATAAAAAAATAATGAATGCACCTGCAAATAAGAAAGAGGATATATACAGATATGAGTTGATGAAGCCTTTTGAGTTTAAATGGATGTGTATAAATGTTCCAATCACTGCAAAACAAGAAGGTGGATATGATGTAATTATGGCAAGTGATATGATGGGGGTTTTATCTCCAAAAGATATTAATGAAAGTCAAATAAATAACATAGATATTCTATCCAATGACAAACTTTGGAACAAGTGTAAAGAAACTATTGAAAGTTCCATAAAGCCTTTTATAAAAGAGGGGTATAAATTGAACACTGAGGAGTATAAATTTTCAATATTATTAGCAAATCCAGAAAACCCTTATACAATATTAAGTGATGGATATTTTGGTGATGGTGGAATTCCAGGATATATATTTTTATCAATAGTCCCAAATGAGTATACTATTAATAGGTTACCAGCAGCACTAGCACATGAATGTAATCACAATATTCGATTTCAATTTATAAATTGGAGTAATAACATAACTTTAGAAGAAATGATGATAAATGAAGGTCTTGCAGAAAACTTTGCAACATGGATGTTTGGGGATGATATGGTAGGGCCTTGGGTTAGTAAAACTGACATTGAAACACTGAATAGCTATATAAAGCCAATAATCAAAAGTGGCTTAAAAGAAACTGGATTTCAAAATATAATATCATATCTTTATGGTGATGATATAGCTAAAATGCAAGGATATTTTCCAGTAGGACTACCTTATTGTGCAGGATATGCCTGTGGTTACTATATGATTAAGTATTATTTAGAAAAAACAAACAAGTCAATAGTGGAGGCTACTTTATTACCATATAGTGAAATCATAGAGGAAGTAAGGAAATTTTGGGATTAA
- a CDS encoding potassium/proton antiporter, with product MTELMIVSGLVLLICITSSKVLYKFGVPILLIFILLGMLFGSDGMVGIYFDNYELTKQLCSIGLIFIMFFGGFGTNWNMAKPVAVPSILMSSLGVIITAGVTGIFCYMVIGTTLFEGLLIGAIAASTDAASVFAVLRSQKLNLKGSLASLLEVESGSNDPIAYMLTLIILTLMNNSGVELIIPMVIKQITFGLAIGFILAKLSVYILRNSNFEIEGFYTIFITAIALLSYALSEYVGGNGYLSVYISGIIIGNSKIPHKRSLVHFFDGISWIMQIMLFFMLGLLSFPSKLPSVFGIAMAISVFMIIIARPLATFITLAKFKFSNREKLFISWVGLRGAASVVFAIYAVTQGVVIENDIFHIIFFIALLSVGLQGTLIPTVARKLDLVDDNTPVLKTFNDYDGEISSKLIEVNIDDDNKWVNKSIMDSNIPEEILIVMIKRKEQVLVPKGSTVIKRGDILVLSGDKIEELI from the coding sequence ATGACAGAATTGATGATTGTAAGTGGATTAGTACTATTGATTTGTATAACCTCAAGTAAGGTATTATATAAATTTGGAGTACCAATATTATTGATTTTTATCTTATTGGGTATGTTATTTGGGTCTGATGGAATGGTAGGAATCTATTTTGATAACTATGAGTTAACAAAACAATTATGTTCTATTGGATTGATATTTATAATGTTTTTTGGAGGATTTGGAACAAACTGGAATATGGCTAAACCAGTTGCAGTACCTTCTATACTGATGTCTTCATTAGGTGTAATAATTACAGCAGGTGTTACAGGTATATTTTGTTACATGGTAATAGGAACTACTTTATTTGAAGGTTTGTTAATTGGAGCAATTGCAGCTTCAACAGATGCTGCATCTGTATTTGCAGTATTACGTTCTCAAAAACTAAACCTAAAAGGTTCTCTTGCTTCATTATTAGAAGTTGAAAGTGGAAGTAATGACCCAATAGCATATATGTTAACATTAATTATTTTGACATTGATGAATAATTCTGGTGTAGAACTTATTATTCCAATGGTAATAAAACAAATAACTTTTGGGTTGGCAATAGGATTTATATTGGCAAAATTATCTGTTTATATTTTGAGAAATTCAAATTTTGAGATAGAAGGATTTTATACTATATTTATTACAGCTATTGCGTTACTTTCTTATGCACTTAGTGAATATGTTGGGGGAAATGGATATTTAAGTGTATATATTTCAGGTATTATTATAGGCAATAGTAAGATACCTCATAAAAGGAGTCTAGTTCATTTCTTTGATGGAATTTCATGGATTATGCAAATAATGTTATTCTTTATGTTAGGATTGTTATCCTTCCCTTCAAAACTACCAAGTGTATTTGGTATAGCAATGGCCATATCTGTATTTATGATAATTATTGCAAGACCATTAGCCACATTTATAACTCTAGCAAAATTTAAATTTTCAAACAGAGAAAAATTGTTTATATCATGGGTAGGTCTTAGAGGTGCTGCATCAGTAGTTTTTGCAATTTATGCAGTTACTCAAGGAGTAGTCATAGAGAATGATATATTTCATATAATATTTTTCATAGCGTTACTTTCAGTAGGACTACAAGGTACGTTGATACCAACTGTAGCAAGGAAGTTAGACTTAGTTGATGATAATACACCTGTATTAAAAACATTTAATGACTATGATGGTGAAATTAGTTCTAAACTTATAGAAGTAAATATAGATGATGATAATAAGTGGGTTAACAAGAGTATAATGGATTCTAATATACCAGAAGAGATATTAATAGTTATGATAAAACGAAAAGAGCAGGTTTTAGTACCTAAAGGGTCAACTGTTATAAAAAGAGGGGATATTTTAGTATTAAGTGGAGACAAAATTGAAGAATTAATATAA
- a CDS encoding MerR family transcriptional regulator yields the protein MFSIGMFSKINKITTKTLRYYEDIGLLEPEYVDEFTKYRYYTTEQLPKLHQIITLKQMGISLVEIKEIIEKPEEVERILINKEKEILDVMRNEEYKLIKLRNYLKNLKGEVDMNNVIIKSLPKVKIASMRKVLKNYDELFNLFPNVMAGEMMKSGCTCMVPDYCFNIYHDGEYRETDMDVEMCQAINDLKEDTDLLKFKEIDEVENAVCILHNGPYSTLGKTYADAFKWIQDNKYEVIGHFRESYIDGIWNKENEEEWLTEIQIPVKHIL from the coding sequence ATGTTTTCTATAGGAATGTTTTCTAAAATAAATAAAATAACTACAAAGACATTAAGGTATTATGAAGATATAGGGCTGTTAGAGCCAGAATACGTAGACGAATTTACAAAATACAGATACTATACAACAGAACAATTGCCAAAATTGCATCAAATAATCACCTTAAAACAAATGGGCATATCACTAGTTGAAATAAAAGAAATAATAGAAAAGCCTGAAGAAGTGGAAAGGATTTTAATAAACAAAGAAAAAGAGATATTAGATGTAATGAGGAATGAAGAATATAAGCTTATTAAACTACGTAATTACCTTAAAAACTTAAAAGGAGAAGTCGATATGAATAATGTAATTATTAAGTCTCTACCAAAAGTTAAAATTGCTTCTATGAGAAAAGTATTAAAGAATTATGATGAGCTTTTCAATTTGTTTCCAAATGTAATGGCTGGAGAAATGATGAAATCAGGGTGTACATGTATGGTTCCAGACTATTGTTTTAATATATATCATGATGGTGAATATAGAGAAACAGATATGGATGTTGAGATGTGTCAGGCGATAAATGACCTAAAAGAAGACACAGATTTATTAAAATTTAAAGAAATAGACGAAGTTGAAAATGCAGTTTGTATATTGCATAATGGACCATATTCAACATTAGGAAAAACTTATGCAGATGCATTTAAATGGATACAAGATAATAAATATGAAGTAATAGGGCATTTTAGGGAATCTTATATAGATGGTATATGGAATAAAGAAAATGAAGAAGAATGGTTAACAGAAATCCAGATACCTGTGAAACATATTTTATAG
- a CDS encoding DUF488 domain-containing protein, whose product MEIFAIGHSNYPFDKLINMIKKYNINCVVDIRETPYSKYNIQYNREAFNESLRKAGFVYIYMGKEFGAKRTNKDVYTKEGYADFEEVIKEEVFLKGIERLKKGCQMGYKIVLLGAMQEPIRCHRSILLGKILNKEGFNVKYIMHEGHLASQEDIEESLLDKYFSDRKQLSIDNLLGNALTREDMIQEGYRLANKEIGYRTEKIGK is encoded by the coding sequence ATGGAAATATTTGCAATAGGTCATTCAAATTATCCATTTGATAAGCTTATTAATATGATAAAAAAATATAATATAAACTGTGTAGTTGACATTAGAGAAACACCATATTCTAAATATAATATTCAGTATAATAGGGAGGCATTCAATGAATCCCTGAGAAAGGCTGGATTTGTATATATATACATGGGCAAGGAATTTGGGGCAAAAAGAACTAATAAAGATGTATATACAAAAGAAGGTTATGCAGATTTTGAAGAGGTAATAAAGGAAGAAGTATTTTTAAAAGGAATCGAAAGATTAAAAAAGGGATGTCAAATGGGTTATAAAATAGTTTTATTAGGTGCAATGCAAGAGCCTATAAGGTGTCATAGAAGTATTTTACTAGGAAAAATATTAAATAAAGAAGGTTTCAATGTAAAATATATAATGCATGAAGGACATTTAGCATCTCAAGAAGATATAGAAGAGTCATTATTAGATAAGTATTTTAGTGATAGAAAACAACTGAGTATTGATAATTTATTAGGAAATGCATTAACAAGAGAAGATATGATACAAGAAGGCTATAGATTAGCTAATAAAGAAATAGGATATAGAACAGAAAAAATAGGTAAGTAA
- a CDS encoding MATE family efflux transporter, translating to MFIRKNVIRLAIPIMIEQTFVMLLGVFNTMMAGHIGEEAVSAVGMVDSINNIFISVFAALSVGATVVVAQQIGKRDNEKVNETIKQALISGVILSFTITVLMWIFRTGVINLFYGSAEELVKSNAKLYIEFTLFTYPFIATQQIANGILRGCGDVKKPMYVTMFMNIVNVTLGYILIYGVDLNTLGINLQTPSYGITGAAMSIAIARIIGCIVIVRALFKGNEFISIGKIFPFKIDVETQKSIFNIGIPAGVEQLLFNAGKLIVQIFIVTMGTSAIASNAIGMSIASIINVIGNALALSATTLVGQYIGRGDIKGAKSTLLYLTKFATVCLFAVGAIFIPIAPWISSMYTQNSNVIDVSTQLIRSDCLAMVIWPISFVLSAGLKGAGDTRYTMMTAVIGMWIFRIFTGYVLGVVLEFGVLGIWIGMYTDWLVRGTLYCLRLRGTKWLKHKVA from the coding sequence ATGTTTATAAGGAAGAATGTTATAAGATTAGCAATTCCTATAATGATAGAGCAGACATTTGTTATGCTTTTAGGGGTATTTAATACAATGATGGCAGGTCATATTGGGGAAGAGGCTGTATCTGCAGTTGGAATGGTTGATTCAATCAACAATATATTTATATCTGTATTTGCTGCGCTATCTGTTGGTGCTACTGTTGTTGTAGCTCAACAAATAGGGAAAAGAGATAATGAAAAAGTAAATGAAACTATCAAGCAAGCATTAATATCTGGTGTAATATTATCATTTACAATAACAGTATTAATGTGGATTTTTAGAACAGGTGTAATCAATTTGTTTTATGGTTCAGCAGAAGAATTGGTAAAATCAAATGCAAAACTATACATAGAGTTTACATTATTCACCTATCCATTTATTGCAACACAGCAGATAGCAAATGGTATTCTAAGGGGTTGTGGAGATGTAAAGAAACCTATGTATGTGACTATGTTTATGAATATAGTAAATGTAACATTAGGATATATACTTATATATGGTGTTGATTTAAATACTTTAGGAATAAATTTACAGACACCTTCTTATGGCATAACAGGAGCAGCTATGTCTATTGCCATAGCCAGAATAATCGGATGTATAGTTATTGTAAGGGCTTTGTTTAAAGGGAATGAATTTATATCTATAGGTAAAATATTTCCATTTAAGATTGATGTTGAAACTCAAAAATCTATATTCAATATAGGTATACCAGCAGGGGTTGAACAATTACTTTTTAATGCAGGTAAATTGATTGTTCAAATATTTATAGTTACTATGGGAACATCAGCGATTGCATCAAATGCAATAGGAATGTCAATTGCATCTATTATAAATGTAATTGGAAATGCATTGGCCTTGTCTGCTACGACTTTGGTGGGTCAATATATAGGACGGGGAGACATCAAAGGGGCTAAGAGTACTTTATTGTATCTAACTAAATTTGCAACGGTTTGCTTATTTGCAGTAGGTGCTATATTTATACCAATTGCACCATGGATTTCAAGCATGTATACTCAAAACTCGAATGTAATTGATGTATCAACACAATTGATTCGAAGTGATTGTTTAGCTATGGTAATATGGCCTATATCCTTTGTATTATCAGCAGGGCTGAAAGGTGCTGGAGATACTAGATATACAATGATGACAGCCGTAATAGGAATGTGGATTTTTAGAATTTTTACAGGTTACGTATTAGGGGTTGTATTAGAATTTGGAGTGCTAGGAATTTGGATAGGTATGTATACAGATTGGCTTGTTAGAGGAACATTATATTGTTTGAGATTAAGAGGAACGAAGTGGCTAAAACACAAAGTTGCATAG
- a CDS encoding VOC family protein: MINKIGKITLYVNNQEDAKLFWTEKLNFVVTYEKEMGPDMKWVEVAPSKNEFTTFVLYDKNLMMKQNQDVNLLHPSIILSTRDIHGTYEQIAKNKVEVGELMEMPYGRMFSFKDQDGNSYLVREDK; encoded by the coding sequence ATGATAAATAAAATAGGAAAAATAACTCTCTATGTAAATAATCAAGAGGATGCAAAATTGTTTTGGACAGAAAAATTAAATTTTGTGGTAACTTATGAAAAAGAAATGGGTCCAGATATGAAATGGGTGGAAGTAGCACCAAGTAAAAATGAATTTACAACATTTGTATTGTATGATAAAAATCTGATGATGAAGCAAAATCAAGATGTAAATTTATTGCATCCATCAATAATTTTAAGTACAAGAGATATTCATGGAACTTATGAACAGATAGCAAAGAATAAAGTTGAAGTAGGGGAATTAATGGAGATGCCTTATGGAAGAATGTTTTCTTTTAAAGACCAAGATGGAAATTCTTACTTAGTCAGAGAAGATAAATAA
- a CDS encoding ATP-binding cassette domain-containing protein has translation MLEIKNLSFNVESNNEELGIINDVSLSFEKGKLIVITGPNGGGKSTIAKLIMGIEKATSGQILLDGEDITNLSITERAKKGIGYAFQQPPRIKGMTVENLLTLAHGKPLSTDVCCQYLTDVGLCSKDYLNREVDNSLSGGEMKRIEIATLFARDLKVSIFDEPEAGIDLWSFGKLNESFKKIHGESDQTIIIISHQERILELADEIIVLQDGSVKSHGTKDAILPEIMCQVNSNCELMKDMN, from the coding sequence ATGCTTGAAATAAAAAATCTTTCCTTTAATGTTGAGTCTAACAATGAGGAGCTAGGAATAATAAATGATGTTAGCCTTTCATTTGAAAAAGGCAAACTTATTGTTATCACAGGACCAAATGGTGGAGGAAAATCCACAATTGCTAAGCTTATTATGGGAATTGAAAAAGCCACTAGCGGTCAAATACTTTTAGATGGAGAAGATATAACTAATCTTAGCATCACAGAAAGAGCAAAAAAAGGAATAGGATATGCATTTCAACAACCACCAAGAATAAAAGGTATGACAGTTGAAAACCTGCTTACTCTTGCTCATGGAAAACCATTGTCTACTGATGTGTGTTGTCAATATCTTACAGATGTTGGATTGTGCTCAAAAGACTATTTAAATCGTGAAGTTGATAACTCTCTTTCTGGAGGGGAAATGAAAAGAATCGAGATAGCAACTCTTTTTGCTAGAGATTTAAAGGTTTCTATATTTGATGAACCTGAAGCAGGTATAGACCTTTGGAGTTTTGGAAAGCTTAATGAAAGTTTTAAGAAAATTCATGGGGAATCTGACCAAACTATAATCATAATTTCTCACCAAGAAAGAATACTAGAGTTAGCTGATGAAATAATTGTTTTACAAGATGGTTCAGTAAAAAGCCATGGAACAAAAGATGCTATATTACCTGAAATCATGTGCCAAGTTAATTCAAACTGTGAATTAATGAAAGATATGAATTAA
- a CDS encoding SufD family Fe-S cluster assembly protein, with amino-acid sequence MNKIDLNLLEKVAELRGTPLGAYNIRKNGQGIERHSTENVTIAPKTDKPGIDIIVKPNTKGENVHIPVIVTEAGVQDMVYNDFEIGENADVVIIAGCGIHNCGNDDSEHNGIHRFFLHKGARLKYVEKHYGEGDGEGKRILNPVTIVNMGEDSYCEMETIQIKGVDSTKREMDATLGKGAKIVVFEKLLTHGNQVAESNMKVILEGENSSAQVISRTVGQDNSKQKFNPCVIGDSLCSAHVQCDSIIMGNSQISAIPEIAANHPDALLVHEAAIGKIAGDQILKMMTLGLTEEEAEQQILNCFLK; translated from the coding sequence ATGAACAAAATAGACTTAAATCTTTTAGAAAAAGTTGCTGAACTTCGTGGAACTCCATTAGGAGCATACAATATACGTAAAAATGGACAAGGTATAGAAAGACATTCAACTGAAAATGTAACTATAGCTCCAAAGACTGATAAACCTGGAATTGATATTATAGTAAAACCAAACACTAAAGGAGAAAATGTTCATATACCAGTAATAGTAACAGAAGCTGGTGTACAAGACATGGTTTATAATGATTTTGAAATTGGAGAAAATGCAGATGTTGTTATAATTGCTGGTTGTGGTATACATAATTGTGGTAATGATGACAGTGAACACAATGGAATACATAGATTCTTCTTACATAAAGGAGCTCGTCTAAAATATGTGGAAAAACATTATGGCGAAGGTGATGGAGAGGGAAAAAGAATTTTAAATCCAGTTACGATTGTTAATATGGGTGAAGATTCATATTGTGAAATGGAAACAATTCAGATTAAAGGCGTTGATTCAACTAAAAGAGAAATGGATGCCACTTTAGGTAAAGGAGCAAAGATAGTTGTATTTGAAAAGTTGTTAACTCATGGAAATCAAGTTGCAGAATCTAATATGAAGGTTATATTGGAAGGTGAAAATTCTTCTGCTCAAGTAATTTCTCGTACAGTTGGTCAAGACAACTCTAAACAAAAATTTAATCCTTGTGTTATTGGGGATTCTCTTTGCTCTGCACATGTTCAATGTGACTCAATAATTATGGGAAATTCTCAAATTAGTGCTATACCTGAAATTGCTGCAAACCATCCAGATGCTCTTTTAGTACATGAAGCAGCAATTGGAAAGATTGCAGGAGACCAAATTTTAAAGATGATGACATTAGGACTTACAGAAGAAGAAGCAGAACAACAAATACTAAATTGTTTTTTAAAGTAA
- a CDS encoding amidohydrolase family protein gives MKNLLIRNGTIISPKDGIKFEKRDILVLHGKICDIGLNLKEMIRKEKILINKEFEIINANNMYISPGFIDVHTHCYKRKLPTGMDSDSIGIEKGSTVIFDAGTAGPVNYYDFKKKYMDECKTEVYSFLNVTNEGLNILNESTSLDVINFDNIESIVEKNMEKIKGIKVKASKFQSSTDGIDIIKKSKQIAEKLNLPLVVYIGEYPSYIDEVMNILGKGDVVTPVYGNSTNGIFNESGSLRESVLNAKDKGVLFDVCHGLEQFDFEVFKKAVNQGLEPDLISTDMHIKNMKDIHYSLLNVVNKIMELGIPLEKCIEKVTEYPTKVFNLQGSQGRIKIGGEGDFTIFTIDDSEEIITDYNNNELMLNKKLNLQYTIKSWMKSSEVYRHSYDGTVIN, from the coding sequence ATGAAAAACTTACTTATAAGAAATGGCACAATAATATCTCCAAAAGATGGTATCAAATTTGAGAAAAGAGATATCTTGGTTTTACATGGAAAGATATGTGATATTGGATTAAATCTTAAAGAAATGATAAGAAAAGAAAAAATACTCATAAACAAAGAGTTTGAGATAATAAATGCTAACAACATGTATATTTCTCCTGGATTTATAGATGTTCATACCCATTGTTATAAGAGAAAATTACCTACAGGTATGGATTCTGATTCAATTGGAATTGAAAAAGGTTCAACAGTTATATTTGATGCAGGTACAGCAGGTCCTGTAAATTACTACGATTTTAAGAAAAAATATATGGATGAATGTAAGACTGAAGTGTATTCATTTTTAAATGTAACTAATGAGGGATTAAATATATTGAATGAATCAACATCTTTAGATGTTATAAATTTTGATAACATTGAGTCTATTGTAGAAAAAAACATGGAAAAGATAAAAGGTATAAAAGTAAAAGCAAGTAAATTTCAATCTAGTACAGATGGTATAGATATAATTAAGAAGTCAAAGCAAATTGCAGAAAAATTAAATTTACCATTAGTGGTATATATAGGGGAGTATCCATCATATATAGATGAAGTAATGAATATTTTGGGAAAGGGAGATGTAGTTACGCCTGTATATGGAAATAGCACAAATGGAATATTTAATGAATCTGGCAGTTTGAGAGAATCTGTATTAAATGCAAAAGATAAAGGTGTATTATTTGATGTATGCCATGGATTAGAGCAGTTTGATTTTGAAGTCTTTAAAAAAGCAGTAAATCAAGGATTAGAGCCAGATTTAATAAGTACAGATATGCATATAAAAAATATGAAAGATATACATTATTCTCTTTTAAATGTTGTAAATAAAATCATGGAACTTGGTATACCTCTAGAAAAATGTATAGAAAAAGTAACTGAATATCCAACAAAAGTTTTTAATTTACAAGGAAGTCAAGGTAGGATAAAAATTGGTGGAGAAGGTGATTTTACAATATTTACAATAGATGATAGTGAAGAAATTATAACAGATTATAATAATAATGAACTAATGCTAAATAAAAAATTGAACTTACAATATACTATAAAATCATGGATGAAAAGTAGTGAAGTTTATAGACATTCGTATGATGGCACTGTAATAAATTAA
- a CDS encoding ferredoxin, translating to MKAFVDKDVCVACGACIGTCPDVFSMSDEGHSVAIEGEIPAELQDLCKEAEEGCPVSAITVK from the coding sequence ATGAAAGCATTTGTTGATAAAGATGTATGTGTAGCTTGTGGAGCGTGTATAGGAACATGTCCAGACGTTTTTAGTATGAGTGATGAAGGACATTCAGTTGCAATTGAAGGAGAAATACCAGCAGAATTACAAGATTTATGTAAAGAAGCAGAAGAAGGATGTCCAGTTTCAGCTATAACAGTTAAATAA
- a CDS encoding HAD family hydrolase yields MKKNYEIVLFDLDGTLTDPKEGITKSIQYSLNSFGIEEELDNLEQFIGPPLHSTFKDYYKFEDEKATEAIEKYREYFSDRGIFENKIYKDIKETLKILYENGKTLLLATSKPTVFAETILKYFGIDSYFKYIAGSNLDGTRVNKNEVIEYVLDLCGVTDKDKVIMIGDRKYDIIGANKIGVDSIGVLYGYGSFDEISKSNPTYIVESVKSIKDILL; encoded by the coding sequence ATGAAGAAAAATTATGAAATAGTGCTGTTTGACCTAGATGGAACACTTACAGACCCTAAAGAAGGAATAACAAAGTCTATTCAATATTCTTTAAATAGTTTTGGTATAGAAGAAGAATTGGATAACTTAGAACAATTTATAGGGCCACCCCTACATTCTACTTTCAAAGACTATTATAAATTTGAAGATGAAAAGGCAACAGAAGCTATTGAAAAATATAGAGAATACTTTTCTGACAGAGGAATATTTGAAAATAAAATCTATAAAGACATAAAGGAGACTTTAAAAATACTTTATGAGAATGGGAAAACATTATTATTAGCTACTTCTAAACCAACAGTTTTTGCAGAAACCATACTTAAATATTTTGGTATAGATAGTTATTTTAAATATATCGCAGGTAGTAACCTTGATGGTACAAGAGTAAATAAAAATGAAGTTATAGAATATGTGTTAGATTTGTGTGGTGTAACAGATAAAGATAAGGTCATTATGATTGGTGATAGAAAATACGATATAATTGGAGCTAATAAAATAGGTGTAGATTCTATAGGGGTATTGTATGGATATGGTTCTTTTGATGAAATTAGTAAGAGCAATCCTACCTATATTGTCGAAAGTGTTAAATCTATAAAAGATATTTTGCTATAA
- a CDS encoding SDR family oxidoreductase, with the protein MKSILIMGGSDFIGSALAKRLIKCGYQIDILTNGKKEIDYKGFREHLICDRKVRKDMENIINGRQYDYIYDMTAYTKEDVGNLIDFVNLDSLKKYIVLSAGAVYKDSGRNVKEDNEKGENENWGKYGLNKKETEDFVINSSIPYIIIRPTYIYGENNNLYREYYFFEKIEKNEKIPVPKGKQVSNQFIYIGDLVKVLESVMKNSHVREAYNVTNPQLISWDELIYTCGEVIGKEPIIKYVDMEKVEFRERTYFPFRNIDFNLDINKLIEHGLYIPNVLLKEGLTTTYKWFLANKPKLHDRKMDKVESVMQIV; encoded by the coding sequence ATGAAATCTATTTTAATCATGGGTGGAAGCGACTTCATAGGTTCTGCACTTGCTAAGCGTTTAATTAAATGTGGGTATCAAATAGATATACTTACGAATGGTAAAAAGGAAATAGATTATAAAGGATTTAGAGAGCACTTAATTTGCGATAGAAAAGTACGCAAAGATATGGAAAACATTATCAATGGAAGACAGTACGATTACATATATGATATGACAGCATATACAAAAGAGGATGTTGGTAATCTTATTGATTTTGTGAACTTAGATAGCTTAAAAAAATACATAGTATTGTCAGCAGGAGCCGTATACAAAGATAGTGGAAGAAATGTAAAAGAAGATAATGAAAAAGGTGAAAATGAAAACTGGGGTAAATATGGACTTAACAAAAAAGAAACAGAAGATTTTGTTATAAATAGTTCTATACCATATATAATTATTAGGCCAACTTATATATATGGTGAAAATAATAATTTGTATAGAGAATACTATTTCTTTGAAAAAATAGAAAAAAACGAAAAAATACCAGTACCTAAAGGAAAACAAGTAAGCAATCAATTTATATATATTGGGGATTTAGTAAAAGTGTTAGAAAGTGTAATGAAAAATTCTCATGTGAGAGAAGCGTATAATGTAACAAATCCACAGTTAATATCTTGGGATGAACTTATATATACATGTGGAGAAGTTATTGGGAAGGAACCTATTATAAAATATGTAGACATGGAAAAAGTTGAGTTTAGAGAGAGAACTTACTTCCCATTTAGAAATATAGACTTTAATCTAGATATAAATAAGCTTATTGAACATGGTCTTTATATACCAAATGTTTTATTAAAAGAAGGCCTTACAACAACATATAAATGGTTCTTAGCCAATAAACCAAAATTACATGATAGAAAAATGGATAAAGTTGAGTCTGTAATGCAAATAGTTTAA